One segment of Thermococcus profundus DNA contains the following:
- a CDS encoding 6-pyruvoyl trahydropterin synthase family protein, whose amino-acid sequence MKSRVVERFKFEAAHAVIINGQAEEIHGHTFRLEVAVEGPLENGYVIDFLELRAIVEGILGKLDHRNLNSLFENPTTENLALWIAEKVQEKLPTGVKLQRIVLWEGDENGVEFEF is encoded by the coding sequence ATGAAATCCCGCGTCGTCGAGCGCTTCAAGTTCGAGGCGGCACACGCCGTCATCATAAACGGACAGGCGGAGGAGATACATGGCCACACTTTTCGCCTTGAGGTTGCCGTTGAGGGCCCCCTGGAGAACGGCTACGTCATCGACTTTCTGGAGCTCAGGGCAATCGTGGAGGGAATACTCGGGAAGCTCGATCATCGGAACCTCAACTCGCTCTTTGAGAACCCCACAACGGAGAACCTTGCCCTCTGGATTGCAGAAAAAGTCCAGGAAAAGCTCCCCACGGGTGTAAAGCTTCAGCGCATCGTCCTCTGGGAGGGAGATGAAAACGGGGTGGAGTTCGAGTTTTAA
- a CDS encoding DUF192 domain-containing protein, which yields MITNETKGKTWHGTVKLADNFFKRFRGLMLVSNVNYALIFVLPAETKANASIHMFFMLSDIDVIWLDSARRVVDFKTARRWRIYAPKKAAKYIIEGPVGLIKTLEVEEGDLIDWTPTEEKGRTVPVKSLIPGKIDLNGSKNGIAMVESVKEVKAKEI from the coding sequence ATGATAACCAACGAGACCAAGGGTAAAACCTGGCACGGGACGGTTAAGCTCGCCGATAACTTCTTCAAGCGCTTTAGGGGTTTAATGCTTGTCAGCAACGTAAACTACGCCCTGATCTTCGTTCTCCCGGCCGAAACGAAGGCCAACGCATCAATCCACATGTTCTTCATGCTGAGCGACATAGACGTTATATGGCTCGACTCAGCGAGGCGCGTCGTGGACTTCAAGACTGCGAGAAGATGGCGCATCTACGCCCCGAAGAAAGCAGCAAAGTACATAATCGAAGGGCCGGTCGGACTGATAAAGACGCTCGAAGTGGAGGAGGGGGATCTGATAGACTGGACCCCCACTGAAGAAAAAGGGCGGACGGTTCCAGTTAAATCCCTCATTCCTGGAAAGATAGATCTGAACGGTTCTAAAAATGGGATTGCAATGGTCGAGAGCGTCAAAGAAGTAAAGGCCAAGGAGATTTAA
- a CDS encoding 2-oxoacid:ferredoxin oxidoreductase subunit beta encodes MAKEIYSKYPLIKYLRKEALPTALCPGCGGGTVLNAFANAVDQLKIDPKDLVVVSGIGCSAWIASPYFLADTLHTTHGRAIAFATGVKVGLPDKKVVVISGDGDLASIGGNHLIHAARRNIDITVILVNNFIYGMTGGQVAPTTPFGAKTTTSPYRNIEHPLQISETVAAAGASYVARWTTAHVYQLIESIKKALQVKGFSLVEVISQCPVQFGRRNQMKEPAEMLRWYLKNSVPISKAKNMSPEELEGKFVIGEFVNRERPEFVTELNKLIDEVQEHFGLKGESDGV; translated from the coding sequence ATGGCGAAGGAGATCTACTCGAAGTACCCACTCATCAAATACCTGAGAAAAGAAGCACTTCCAACCGCCCTCTGTCCTGGCTGTGGGGGTGGAACAGTCCTCAACGCTTTTGCAAATGCCGTTGATCAGCTCAAGATAGACCCGAAGGACCTCGTTGTCGTCAGCGGCATAGGCTGTTCTGCCTGGATTGCCTCCCCCTACTTCCTCGCGGATACACTCCACACGACTCATGGGAGGGCAATAGCCTTCGCCACGGGCGTCAAGGTCGGCCTTCCAGACAAGAAGGTCGTCGTAATAAGCGGGGACGGTGATTTAGCCAGCATAGGCGGAAACCACCTCATCCACGCCGCGAGGAGGAACATAGACATAACGGTTATCCTCGTCAACAACTTCATCTACGGAATGACCGGCGGCCAGGTCGCTCCAACAACGCCCTTCGGGGCAAAGACCACCACCAGTCCCTACAGGAACATCGAGCACCCGCTCCAGATTTCCGAGACCGTTGCCGCTGCAGGAGCATCTTACGTTGCAAGATGGACCACCGCTCACGTTTACCAGCTCATAGAGAGCATAAAGAAGGCCCTTCAGGTCAAGGGATTCTCGCTCGTTGAGGTCATATCCCAGTGTCCGGTTCAGTTCGGAAGGAGGAACCAGATGAAAGAACCAGCTGAAATGCTCCGCTGGTACCTCAAGAACTCAGTCCCAATAAGCAAGGCCAAGAACATGTCCCCAGAGGAGCTTGAGGGCAAGTTCGTCATTGGAGAGTTCGTTAACAGGGAGAGGCCCGAGTTCGTTACCGAGCTCAACAAGCTCATAGATGAGGTTCAAGAGCACTTCGGGCTTAAGGGTGAATCAGATGGAGTTTGA
- the pfdA gene encoding prefoldin subunit alpha codes for MERTGVVGMAETKVKRTPERVQDEIRSYLGEIEYLRSQVGAIDATIADLRTVDATLAYIKEKGEGKEIYIPLGSGIAIKGKIEKPDDVIIDVGAGILVGASIDEARENIEKRINTLMELRLALLRKIEEDSRKVTELLKELEAMEPKPKKSRK; via the coding sequence ATGGAAAGGACAGGGGTGGTGGGGATGGCCGAGACCAAGGTTAAGAGGACTCCTGAGAGGGTTCAGGACGAGATAAGGAGCTACCTCGGTGAGATAGAGTATCTCAGGAGCCAGGTTGGAGCGATCGACGCCACCATCGCCGACCTCAGGACGGTCGACGCCACCCTCGCGTACATCAAGGAGAAGGGCGAAGGCAAGGAGATATACATCCCCCTGGGAAGCGGCATAGCCATAAAGGGCAAGATAGAGAAGCCCGATGACGTTATAATCGACGTTGGGGCCGGCATACTGGTCGGGGCGAGCATAGACGAGGCCAGGGAGAACATCGAGAAGAGGATAAACACCCTGATGGAGCTCCGCCTTGCCCTGCTCAGGAAGATAGAGGAGGACAGCAGGAAGGTCACGGAGCTCCTCAAGGAGCTTGAGGCCATGGAGCCGAAGCCCAAGAAGTCTAGGAAGTGA
- a CDS encoding HEPN domain-containing protein, translating into MNGDEIRALLRKAEERLRATEELFERGHYAFAISSAYYVMFYCARALLLSRGIAPKSHAGVHSQLGKEFVKTGEMPARLYTGYSKALNMRHTADYDAFVEYTEREAGEVLEYAEEFLTFTKSYLEGRDDAD; encoded by the coding sequence ATGAACGGGGACGAGATCAGGGCGCTCCTTAGAAAGGCTGAAGAGAGACTTCGGGCAACTGAGGAGCTCTTCGAGAGAGGGCACTATGCATTCGCCATCTCAAGCGCCTACTACGTCATGTTCTACTGTGCTAGGGCGCTCCTCCTTTCAAGGGGCATAGCCCCGAAAAGCCATGCCGGTGTTCACTCCCAGCTCGGGAAAGAGTTCGTGAAAACCGGTGAGATGCCTGCAAGACTTTATACAGGCTACTCCAAAGCCCTCAACATGCGCCATACAGCCGATTATGACGCTTTCGTTGAGTACACCGAAAGAGAAGCCGGAGAGGTTTTGGAATATGCGGAGGAGTTTTTGACTTTCACAAAATCCTATCTGGAGGGTAGAGACGATGCAGATTAG
- a CDS encoding nucleotidyltransferase family protein: MEFELVGRRIREAFGDRVKEVIIFGSRARGDYREDSDFDILLILRDGIRPEDWDIIGELSAELTLELGVSVMIVPHTSRNDSLYITAKTEGIAV; encoded by the coding sequence ATGGAGTTTGAGCTCGTGGGCAGGAGAATAAGGGAGGCCTTCGGCGACAGGGTTAAGGAGGTCATTATCTTCGGTTCGAGGGCTAGGGGGGACTACAGAGAAGATAGCGACTTTGACATCCTCCTTATCCTTCGAGACGGAATACGGCCAGAAGACTGGGACATTATCGGGGAGCTCAGTGCGGAGCTTACCCTCGAGCTGGGGGTCTCGGTCATGATAGTGCCCCACACCTCCAGAAATGACAGCCTCTACATCACGGCGAAGACGGAGGGAATTGCAGTATGA
- a CDS encoding 2-oxoacid:ferredoxin oxidoreductase subunit gamma yields MQIRLAGIGGQGVVLAGVILGEAAAIEGLNVLQTQDYSSASRGGHSIADVIISKEPIYDVIVTKADVLVALAQLGYDTVKDSLKEDGLLIIETDLVKPDRDYIGAPFTRLAEESTGLALTVNMVALGYLVAKTGVVKKENVEEAIRRHVPKGTEEINLRAFRVGFEEGSK; encoded by the coding sequence ATGCAGATTAGGCTCGCGGGTATAGGTGGCCAGGGCGTCGTCCTGGCCGGGGTCATCCTCGGAGAGGCCGCCGCGATTGAAGGATTAAACGTCCTTCAGACCCAGGACTACAGCTCGGCCAGCAGGGGCGGTCATTCCATAGCGGACGTGATAATCTCAAAGGAGCCCATCTACGACGTGATAGTCACGAAGGCGGACGTTCTGGTGGCTCTGGCCCAGCTAGGCTACGACACTGTTAAGGACTCTCTGAAGGAAGATGGACTTCTTATCATCGAGACGGACCTCGTGAAGCCCGATAGGGACTACATAGGCGCCCCCTTCACGAGGCTTGCAGAGGAGAGCACGGGGCTGGCTCTGACCGTGAACATGGTGGCCCTCGGCTACCTCGTGGCGAAGACGGGTGTTGTGAAGAAGGAAAACGTGGAAGAGGCCATAAGGAGGCACGTTCCCAAGGGAACGGAGGAGATAAACCTCAGGGCCTTTAGGGTTGGTTTTGAGGAGGGATCAAAATGA
- a CDS encoding 2-oxoacid:acceptor oxidoreductase subunit alpha — MRYPFPVGKADFIAGDEAIARAAILAGCRFYAGYPITPASEIFEAMALYMPLVDGVSIQMEDELGSIAAVIGASWAGAKAMTATSGPGFSLMQENLGYAIMTETPIVVVNMMRGGPSTGQPTFPSQGDIMQAIWGTHGDHMLIVLSPSTVQETFDLTIRAFNLAEKYRTPVVLLGDAELAHMRERVYIPTPDEIEIIDRKLPANEEEAKLPFGDPHGDGVPPMPIFGKGYRTYVTGLTHDEYGHPRTVEPEVQEKLIGRIYRKILDHKDDIISYEKFELDDAEIAIVSTGIVSRSAIRAVKMLRERGVKAGLLKLNTIWPFDFDMIEELAEQVRKIFVPEMNMGQLYHLVKEGANGKAEVELISKIGGEVHTPMEIIEKVVG, encoded by the coding sequence ATGAGGTACCCATTTCCAGTCGGAAAGGCCGATTTCATAGCCGGTGACGAGGCTATAGCGAGGGCGGCTATTTTAGCCGGATGCCGCTTCTACGCGGGCTACCCAATAACGCCCGCAAGCGAGATATTTGAGGCAATGGCACTGTACATGCCGCTGGTTGACGGTGTGAGCATACAGATGGAGGACGAACTTGGAAGCATAGCGGCTGTAATAGGAGCATCCTGGGCCGGGGCAAAGGCCATGACTGCAACGAGCGGCCCGGGTTTCTCCCTCATGCAGGAGAACCTGGGATACGCCATCATGACCGAGACGCCGATAGTGGTCGTCAACATGATGCGTGGAGGCCCAAGCACGGGGCAGCCGACGTTTCCGTCTCAGGGAGACATAATGCAGGCCATCTGGGGCACGCATGGAGACCACATGCTGATAGTCCTCAGCCCATCGACCGTCCAGGAGACATTTGATCTGACCATCAGGGCATTCAACCTGGCCGAGAAGTACAGAACACCGGTCGTTCTCCTCGGCGACGCGGAGCTGGCCCACATGCGCGAGCGCGTATACATTCCAACTCCCGATGAGATCGAGATCATTGACAGAAAGCTCCCCGCCAACGAGGAGGAGGCCAAGCTTCCCTTTGGAGACCCGCACGGCGATGGCGTTCCGCCGATGCCGATCTTTGGAAAGGGCTACCGCACTTATGTTACCGGCCTGACTCACGACGAGTACGGCCATCCGAGGACTGTGGAGCCCGAGGTCCAGGAGAAGCTCATCGGCAGGATCTACAGGAAGATTCTGGATCACAAGGATGACATAATCAGCTACGAGAAGTTCGAGCTGGATGATGCCGAGATTGCCATAGTCTCCACGGGAATAGTCTCGCGCTCGGCCATCAGGGCAGTGAAGATGCTCCGCGAGAGGGGCGTTAAAGCGGGACTCCTGAAGCTCAACACGATATGGCCGTTCGACTTCGACATGATAGAGGAGCTTGCCGAGCAGGTGAGGAAGATATTCGTTCCGGAGATGAACATGGGGCAGCTCTACCACCTCGTCAAGGAAGGAGCGAACGGGAAGGCCGAGGTTGAGCTGATAAGCAAGATAGGTGGAGAAGTTCACACACCGATGGAGATCATTGAGAAGGTGGTGGGATGA
- a CDS encoding 2-oxoacid:ferredoxin oxidoreductase subunit beta, with translation MYLKDAYEVRDKYLRKDMLPTIFCPGCGIGSALQFTLRAIDELGYSQDEIVWVSGIGCSSRVPGYVNFDGLHTTHGRALAFATGIKLANPDLKIIAFMGDGDTAAIGGNHFIHAIRRNLDVTVILINNFTYGMTGGQVAPTTLKGLRGTTAPYGQFENPFDIAGLAVAAGANYVARWSVFNYLQGMNSIKKALQKEGFSLVEFLSPCPVSFGRRNRMKTAPELLRWYQKITVPLNKAKKMSPEELEGKVVIGEFADRDRPGLVRSYMEYRKRAKKIMGWEE, from the coding sequence ATGTACCTCAAGGACGCTTATGAGGTAAGGGACAAGTACCTCAGGAAGGACATGCTGCCGACTATTTTCTGCCCAGGCTGTGGTATAGGCTCGGCCCTCCAGTTCACCCTGAGGGCGATAGACGAACTCGGCTACAGCCAGGACGAAATAGTCTGGGTCAGCGGAATCGGCTGCTCCTCCCGCGTTCCAGGATACGTTAACTTCGACGGTCTGCACACCACCCACGGAAGGGCCCTGGCGTTTGCAACCGGCATAAAGCTGGCAAACCCCGACCTCAAGATAATAGCCTTCATGGGCGATGGAGACACGGCAGCAATAGGTGGAAACCACTTCATCCACGCGATAAGGAGGAACCTCGACGTCACGGTCATACTCATCAACAACTTCACCTACGGAATGACCGGCGGCCAGGTTGCCCCAACGACTCTAAAGGGCCTCAGGGGCACCACCGCCCCGTACGGCCAGTTTGAGAACCCCTTCGACATAGCCGGCCTGGCGGTTGCGGCCGGGGCGAACTACGTCGCCAGGTGGAGCGTCTTCAACTACCTCCAGGGAATGAACAGCATAAAGAAGGCCCTCCAGAAGGAAGGCTTCTCCCTGGTGGAATTCCTCTCCCCGTGTCCCGTCAGCTTTGGAAGAAGGAACAGGATGAAGACCGCACCGGAACTCCTCCGCTGGTATCAGAAGATAACTGTACCATTGAACAAGGCCAAGAAGATGTCCCCAGAAGAGCTTGAGGGGAAGGTCGTTATCGGTGAGTTCGCGGACAGGGACAGGCCGGGCCTTGTGAGGTCGTACATGGAATACAGGAAGCGCGCCAAGAAGATTATGGGGTGGGAAGAATGA
- a CDS encoding prefoldin subunit produces MQTLKAYELQLELQQIRGLRQSLELKMKELDYAEGIITSIKPERRLYRAFSDLLVEISKDEAIEHIERSRLVYKREIERLKKREKEIMEELSKLKAPLS; encoded by the coding sequence GTGCAGACTCTAAAGGCCTACGAGCTCCAGCTCGAGCTCCAGCAGATAAGGGGCCTCAGGCAGAGCCTCGAGCTCAAGATGAAGGAACTTGATTATGCAGAGGGCATTATAACCTCCATTAAACCCGAAAGGAGGCTCTACAGGGCCTTCAGCGACCTTCTGGTGGAGATAAGCAAGGACGAGGCAATAGAACACATCGAGAGGAGCAGACTCGTTTACAAGAGGGAAATCGAGAGGCTCAAGAAGAGGGAGAAAGAGATTATGGAGGAGCTCTCAAAACTCAAAGCTCCCCTCTCTTAG
- a CDS encoding 2-oxoacid:ferredoxin oxidoreductase subunit gamma, protein MRKEVLFSGFGGQGVILAGVILGRAAAVYENLYAVQTQAYGPESRGGASKAEVVISDEPIDYPKTLQPEYAIFFSQEAYSKYLHSVKEGAKVIVEKDLVPNRDLDFEKKLDVISLPLTEIAEETTGLSLTMNILTLGLLTAWTEIVSRDAIEKAVLDAVPKGTEEINLRALKKGFELGEKAKRGEL, encoded by the coding sequence ATGAGGAAGGAAGTCCTATTCAGCGGCTTCGGCGGTCAGGGTGTCATACTGGCCGGCGTCATTCTGGGAAGGGCTGCGGCAGTTTACGAGAACCTCTACGCCGTCCAGACGCAGGCCTACGGTCCAGAGTCCAGGGGAGGCGCGAGCAAGGCCGAGGTAGTCATAAGCGACGAGCCCATTGACTACCCCAAAACTCTCCAGCCAGAGTACGCGATCTTCTTCTCCCAGGAGGCCTACAGCAAGTACCTCCACAGCGTGAAGGAGGGTGCCAAAGTAATCGTCGAAAAGGACCTTGTCCCCAACCGCGACCTCGATTTCGAGAAGAAGCTCGATGTGATATCCCTCCCGCTGACGGAGATAGCAGAGGAGACGACCGGGCTGAGCCTCACGATGAACATCCTAACTTTGGGCCTCCTCACAGCTTGGACGGAAATCGTCAGCAGGGATGCCATAGAGAAGGCAGTCCTCGACGCCGTTCCCAAGGGGACGGAGGAGATAAACCTCAGGGCCCTAAAGAAGGGCTTTGAACTCGGAGAGAAGGCTAAGAGAGGGGAGCTTTGA